One genomic window of Cannabis sativa cultivar Pink pepper isolate KNU-18-1 chromosome 2, ASM2916894v1, whole genome shotgun sequence includes the following:
- the LOC115720534 gene encoding protein DOUBLE-STRAND BREAK FORMATION, whose protein sequence is MSDSVAHQISLFRSLILSRRLDGAALRIIESVMVSKDVRSSSVAIRSSLRDFIRFESISIMRENAEKPVEKKLLDLDFLVRAFALLGDVENCLALRYEALLLRDFKSTSCQWLEVSHMEWLNFAEQSLDYGFNSIARKACENALLCFQKASKTNLETTEFFEGVKIIEKIKRLKDCAMTSAVSRSGMTYWSLHCYSYGKICLIQISI, encoded by the exons ATGTCAGACTCAGTGGCTCACCAAATCTCCCTCTTTCGCTCTCTCATTCTCAGCAGAAG GCTCGACGGCGCCGCGCTGCGAATCATCGAATCAGTCATGGTTTCCAAAGACGTCAGATCATCATCAGTGGCGATTCGATCGAGCTTGCGCGATTTCATTAGGTTTGAATCTATTTCTATTATGCGTGAGAACGCGGAAAAACCTGTGGAGAAGAAGCTTCTGGATCTCGATTTTCTTGTCCGAGCTTTCGCTCTTTTAGGTGATGTCGAG AATTGTTTGGCTTTGAGGTACGAGGCCTTGCTTTTGAGGGATTTCAAGTCCACAAGTTGCCAGTGGCTTGAGGTTTCACATATGGAATGGTTAAACTTTGCCGAGCAATCACTGGATTACGGTTTTAATTCCATTGCAAGAAAG GCATGTGAAAATGCACTTTTGTGCTTCCAAAAGGCTTCTAAAACAAATTTGGAGACTACTGAGTTCTTTGAAGGTGTGAAAATTATTGAAAAGATAAAGAGACTCAAGGATTGCGCCATGACTTCAGCTGTTTCACGTTCTGGTATGACCTATTGGAGTCTTCATTGCTATTCATACGGCAAGATCTGTTTGATtcaaatttcaatttaa